Proteins from one Tautonia marina genomic window:
- a CDS encoding phosphorothioated DNA-binding restriction endonuclease, translating into MGSETVLHRFDGLSIWKQGDQRAPHKPLLVLYALGRWQAGQKDLSFQQVEPDLTALLREFGPPRKSDHPEQPFWRLQRDAVWTVHAPEGLTLKTGDDIPRVTELRTHDVRAEFSPEVQAALSADPGLVAAIASRILEQHFPESLHPDILNAVGLTLETAVTRRKRDPAFRQRVLKAYEFRCAVCGFDVRLGSVSIALDAAHIRWHQVGGPDTEDNGLALCVLHHKTFDLGAFTVREGVLLVSDQANGTTGFQEALLAYHGRPIREAQHPDWRPEPKHLDWHGREVFKGEARHIG; encoded by the coding sequence ATGGGCAGCGAAACCGTCCTTCACCGCTTCGACGGCCTGAGCATCTGGAAGCAGGGCGACCAGCGCGCCCCGCACAAGCCGCTCCTCGTCCTCTACGCTCTCGGTCGGTGGCAGGCGGGCCAGAAGGATCTCTCGTTCCAGCAGGTCGAGCCAGACCTCACCGCCCTGCTTCGCGAGTTCGGTCCGCCGCGCAAGTCTGACCACCCCGAGCAGCCCTTCTGGCGGCTCCAGCGCGACGCCGTCTGGACAGTCCACGCCCCGGAGGGCCTGACTCTAAAGACCGGCGACGACATCCCCCGGGTCACCGAGCTGCGGACGCACGACGTCCGGGCCGAGTTCTCGCCTGAGGTGCAGGCCGCCCTTTCCGCTGACCCCGGCCTCGTCGCTGCCATCGCCAGCCGGATCCTCGAGCAGCATTTCCCAGAGTCGCTCCACCCGGACATCCTGAACGCGGTCGGCCTGACGCTGGAGACGGCCGTCACCCGCCGCAAGCGCGATCCGGCCTTCCGCCAGCGGGTGCTCAAGGCCTACGAGTTTCGCTGCGCCGTCTGCGGCTTCGACGTGCGGCTCGGCTCGGTGTCCATCGCCCTGGACGCCGCCCATATCCGCTGGCACCAGGTTGGCGGACCCGACACCGAGGACAACGGCCTTGCCCTCTGCGTCCTGCACCACAAGACGTTCGACCTGGGGGCTTTCACCGTTAGGGAAGGCGTGCTGCTCGTCTCAGACCAGGCGAACGGCACCACCGGCTTCCAAGAGGCGTTGCTGGCCTACCACGGCAGGCCGATTCGGGAAGCCCAGCACCCTGACTGGCGGCCGGAGCCGAAGCATCTCGATTGGCATGGCCGCGAAGTCTTCAAGGGCGAAGCCCGGCACATCGGGTAA
- a CDS encoding carbohydrate kinase family protein, with amino-acid sequence MKRSRKQATMRPDMSHPAVVGSGLLALDIVISEVSGAPTSYWAGGTCGNVLIALRYLGWNSQPVARLRSGAAADRILADLRRWGVSDRFISTADDGSTPVIVERITQGSGNIPRHSFSWRCPECGSQFPAFKPVLATVAEEIAAMAAGAQVYFFDRATPGGIILAKACAENGALVVFEPSSIGNQVLFRQAWETAHIVKYSHERLRELPEIGMEGIPRLQVETLGEAGLRYRRVSQSHRAGRWVEMKAFPVDSIRDTAGSGDWCTAGFIERAGRGGAEGFQKLTDSDLADAFRYGQALAAWNCGYEGARGGMYAADHSSFVQRVQEILDGHADGNGILPAPPARTSENVGGICPACIRSESDGSATGTTGPAR; translated from the coding sequence ATGAAGCGATCACGAAAGCAGGCTACCATGCGCCCAGACATGAGCCACCCTGCAGTGGTCGGCTCGGGACTTCTCGCGCTCGACATCGTGATCAGCGAGGTGAGCGGAGCTCCCACGAGCTACTGGGCCGGCGGGACTTGCGGAAACGTCTTGATAGCCCTGCGTTACCTTGGTTGGAACTCCCAACCTGTCGCCCGCCTGCGGTCGGGTGCCGCTGCTGATCGCATCCTCGCGGACCTTCGACGATGGGGGGTGTCCGACCGTTTTATCAGCACGGCTGATGATGGCAGCACGCCCGTGATCGTGGAACGGATCACTCAGGGGAGCGGCAACATTCCCCGGCATTCCTTCTCATGGCGATGCCCAGAGTGCGGGTCGCAGTTCCCGGCGTTCAAGCCGGTCCTCGCCACGGTAGCCGAAGAGATCGCCGCGATGGCGGCGGGGGCTCAGGTCTATTTCTTCGACAGGGCGACGCCGGGAGGAATCATTCTCGCCAAGGCGTGCGCCGAGAATGGCGCCTTGGTCGTATTCGAGCCATCGAGCATCGGGAACCAGGTTCTCTTTCGCCAGGCCTGGGAAACCGCCCACATCGTGAAGTATTCGCACGAAAGGCTGCGGGAGCTGCCCGAGATCGGGATGGAGGGGATCCCGCGCTTGCAGGTCGAAACGCTTGGCGAGGCTGGCTTGCGATATCGTCGTGTATCCCAGAGCCACCGGGCGGGTCGATGGGTTGAAATGAAGGCGTTCCCGGTCGATTCGATCCGCGACACGGCTGGCTCGGGGGATTGGTGCACCGCCGGCTTCATCGAACGGGCGGGTAGGGGCGGGGCCGAAGGCTTCCAAAAGTTAACCGATAGTGATCTGGCTGATGCGTTCCGCTACGGTCAAGCCCTCGCTGCTTGGAATTGCGGTTATGAAGGGGCCAGAGGGGGAATGTACGCCGCTGACCACTCGAGTTTCGTCCAGCGCGTCCAGGAGATCCTCGACGGACATGCTGACGGGAATGGTATCCTCCCAGCCCCTCCCGCGAGGACATCCGAGAATGTCGGGGGCATCTGCCCCGCCTGCATCAGGTCGGAGTCGGACGGCTCTGCAACCGGTACGACAGGCCCAGCACGGTAG